A single region of the Lotus japonicus ecotype B-129 chromosome 4, LjGifu_v1.2 genome encodes:
- the LOC130715103 gene encoding uncharacterized protein LOC130715103, with the protein MAKGEEPSNGYSSSSSSGEEDGNAAWKAAIDSVAGTNSYASSFTNGSSATKHNDRHDNSEGNKPEKIQLKHYQLKAQKLLDDILEKTLEIVKEPVPVLNEDPKVNDECGGIRLFKHSQPGIILDHADEPEPPRKRPRILPGEDIDEKSKKFRRRIRSVAVDGEGLMAAANDAYKKSLARLEAKDAAAKAKAKREEERIQTLKKIRGERWLPSMAKEMQVKSQH; encoded by the exons ATGGCAAAAGGAGAAGAACCCAGCAATGGctacagcagcagcagcagcagcggCGAAGAAGATGGCAACGCCGCTTGGAAAGCAGCCATCGATTCCGTCGCCGGAACCAACAGCTACGCCTCTTCCTTCACGAACGGGTCTTCCGCCACCAAACACAACGACCGTCATGACAACAGTGAAGGCAACAAACCCGAAAAGATTCAACTTAAGCACTACCAACTCAAG GCACAAAAGCTTCTGGATGACATTTTGGAGAAAACGTTAGAGATAGTGAAAGAACCTGTCCCTGTCTTGAATGAGGATCCCAAGGTCAATGATGAGTGCGGCGGCATTCGTTTGTTTAAGCATTCTCAACCAGGAATAATCCTTGATCATGCAG ATGAACCTGAACCACCAAGGAAACGACCTAGAATTCTTCCTGGAGAAGATATTGATGAGAAATCAAAGAAG TTTAGAAGACGGATTCGATCTGTTGCTGTTGACGGGGAAGGTTTAATGGCTGCAGCTAATGATGCATACAAGAAGTCATTGGCTAGACTAGAAGCCAAAGATGCAGCTGCAAAAGCTAAAGCCAAGAGAGAGGAGGAACGAATTCAAACTCTGAAAAAGATTAGGGGAGAGAGGTGGCTACCTTCCATGGCTAAGGAGATGCAGGTTAAATCTCAACACTGA
- the LOC130712287 gene encoding adenylyl-sulfate kinase 3-like isoform X1 — MTILPPPSSSGMFHTVECGPPVTSPAEKLGFANLTGINVAAGSSRRRSSLVLHGVGSNSWKPIKAKEDNGASLVHECAGSSFKPIQAKMDSESSLADDRAAFSGQSVHQMSNVGMSTNILWHDCPIQKQDRQKLLQQKGCVIWLTGLSGSGKSSLACALSQSLHSRGKLSYVLDGDNIRHGLNRDLSFKAEDRSENIRRIGEVAKLFADAGVICITSLISPYRKDRDACRALLPKGDFVEVFIDVPLHVCEARDPKGLYKLARAGKIKGFTGIDDPYEPPCSCEIVLQQKGSDCKSPNDLAEIVISYLQKSGYLQA, encoded by the exons ATGACCATTCTGCCACCGCCGTCTAGCTCCGGCATGTTCCACACCGTCGAATGCGGACCGCCGGTGACATCTCCGGCGGAGAAGCTAGGGTTCGCTAACCTCACCGGAATCAATGTCGCCGCTGGATCATCGCGCCGCAGAAGCAGCTTGGTCCTCCACGGTGTGGGATCGAACTCGTGGAAGCCGATTAAGGCGAAGGAGGACAACGGTGCTTCTCTGGTCCATGAATGCGCAGGGAGCTCGTTCAAACCAATTCAGGCAAAAATGGATTCTGAATCGTCTTTGGCTGATGACCGTGCTGCGTTTTCTG GTCAAAGTGTCCACCAGATGTCAAATGTTGGGATGTCGACAAACATTTTGTGGCATGACTGTCCAATTCAGAAACAGGATAGACAGAAGCTGCTTCAGCAGAAAGGATGTGTTATATGGCTAACTGGCCTCAGCGGTTCAG GGAAAAGTTCTCTTGCATGCGCTTTGAGTCAAAGCTTGCACTCCAGAGGAAAACTGTCTTATGTCCTTGATGGTGACAACATTCGGCATGGTCTGAACCGTGATCTTAGTTTTAAAGCAGAAGATCGTTCAGAAAACATACGAAGAATTG GTGAGGTGGCCAAACTCTTTGCAGATGCCGGTGTTATTTGCATCACTAGTTTAATATCCCCTTACCGAAAGGATAGAGATGCTTGCAGAGCACTGCTGCCAAAAGGAGATTTTGTCGAG GTTTTCATAGACGTGCCGCTACATGTGTGTGAAGCTAGGGACCCAAAAGGCCTCTACAAGCTCGCTCGAGCTGGAAAGATCAAAG GTTTCACTGGTATAGATGATCCATATGAACCACCGTGTAGCTGTGAG ATAGTGTTACAACAGAAAGGAAGTGATTGCAAGTCTCCTAATGATTTGGCTGAAATAGTGATATCTTACTTGCAGAAGAGTGGATATCTGCAGGcctga
- the LOC130712287 gene encoding adenylyl-sulfate kinase, chloroplastic-like isoform X2 codes for MASGQSVHQMSNVGMSTNILWHDCPIQKQDRQKLLQQKGCVIWLTGLSGSGKSSLACALSQSLHSRGKLSYVLDGDNIRHGLNRDLSFKAEDRSENIRRIGEVAKLFADAGVICITSLISPYRKDRDACRALLPKGDFVEVFIDVPLHVCEARDPKGLYKLARAGKIKGFTGIDDPYEPPCSCEIVLQQKGSDCKSPNDLAEIVISYLQKSGYLQA; via the exons ATGGCAAGTG GTCAAAGTGTCCACCAGATGTCAAATGTTGGGATGTCGACAAACATTTTGTGGCATGACTGTCCAATTCAGAAACAGGATAGACAGAAGCTGCTTCAGCAGAAAGGATGTGTTATATGGCTAACTGGCCTCAGCGGTTCAG GGAAAAGTTCTCTTGCATGCGCTTTGAGTCAAAGCTTGCACTCCAGAGGAAAACTGTCTTATGTCCTTGATGGTGACAACATTCGGCATGGTCTGAACCGTGATCTTAGTTTTAAAGCAGAAGATCGTTCAGAAAACATACGAAGAATTG GTGAGGTGGCCAAACTCTTTGCAGATGCCGGTGTTATTTGCATCACTAGTTTAATATCCCCTTACCGAAAGGATAGAGATGCTTGCAGAGCACTGCTGCCAAAAGGAGATTTTGTCGAG GTTTTCATAGACGTGCCGCTACATGTGTGTGAAGCTAGGGACCCAAAAGGCCTCTACAAGCTCGCTCGAGCTGGAAAGATCAAAG GTTTCACTGGTATAGATGATCCATATGAACCACCGTGTAGCTGTGAG ATAGTGTTACAACAGAAAGGAAGTGATTGCAAGTCTCCTAATGATTTGGCTGAAATAGTGATATCTTACTTGCAGAAGAGTGGATATCTGCAGGcctga
- the LOC130712287 gene encoding adenylyl-sulfate kinase, chloroplastic-like isoform X3 — MSNVGMSTNILWHDCPIQKQDRQKLLQQKGCVIWLTGLSGSGKSSLACALSQSLHSRGKLSYVLDGDNIRHGLNRDLSFKAEDRSENIRRIGEVAKLFADAGVICITSLISPYRKDRDACRALLPKGDFVEVFIDVPLHVCEARDPKGLYKLARAGKIKGFTGIDDPYEPPCSCEIVLQQKGSDCKSPNDLAEIVISYLQKSGYLQA, encoded by the exons ATGTCAAATGTTGGGATGTCGACAAACATTTTGTGGCATGACTGTCCAATTCAGAAACAGGATAGACAGAAGCTGCTTCAGCAGAAAGGATGTGTTATATGGCTAACTGGCCTCAGCGGTTCAG GGAAAAGTTCTCTTGCATGCGCTTTGAGTCAAAGCTTGCACTCCAGAGGAAAACTGTCTTATGTCCTTGATGGTGACAACATTCGGCATGGTCTGAACCGTGATCTTAGTTTTAAAGCAGAAGATCGTTCAGAAAACATACGAAGAATTG GTGAGGTGGCCAAACTCTTTGCAGATGCCGGTGTTATTTGCATCACTAGTTTAATATCCCCTTACCGAAAGGATAGAGATGCTTGCAGAGCACTGCTGCCAAAAGGAGATTTTGTCGAG GTTTTCATAGACGTGCCGCTACATGTGTGTGAAGCTAGGGACCCAAAAGGCCTCTACAAGCTCGCTCGAGCTGGAAAGATCAAAG GTTTCACTGGTATAGATGATCCATATGAACCACCGTGTAGCTGTGAG ATAGTGTTACAACAGAAAGGAAGTGATTGCAAGTCTCCTAATGATTTGGCTGAAATAGTGATATCTTACTTGCAGAAGAGTGGATATCTGCAGGcctga
- the LOC130712287 gene encoding adenylyl-sulfate kinase, chloroplastic-like isoform X4, which produces MTVLRFLMSNVGMSTNILWHDCPIQKQDRQKLLQQKGCVIWLTGLSGSGKSSLACALSQSLHSRGKLSYVLDGDNIRHGLNRDLSFKAEDRSENIRRIGEVAKLFADAGVICITSLISPYRKDRDACRALLPKGDFVEVFIDVPLHVCEARDPKGLYKLARAGKIKGFTGIDDPYEPPCSCEIVLQQKGSDCKSPNDLAEIVISYLQKSGYLQA; this is translated from the exons ATGACCGTGCTGCGTTTTCTG ATGTCAAATGTTGGGATGTCGACAAACATTTTGTGGCATGACTGTCCAATTCAGAAACAGGATAGACAGAAGCTGCTTCAGCAGAAAGGATGTGTTATATGGCTAACTGGCCTCAGCGGTTCAG GGAAAAGTTCTCTTGCATGCGCTTTGAGTCAAAGCTTGCACTCCAGAGGAAAACTGTCTTATGTCCTTGATGGTGACAACATTCGGCATGGTCTGAACCGTGATCTTAGTTTTAAAGCAGAAGATCGTTCAGAAAACATACGAAGAATTG GTGAGGTGGCCAAACTCTTTGCAGATGCCGGTGTTATTTGCATCACTAGTTTAATATCCCCTTACCGAAAGGATAGAGATGCTTGCAGAGCACTGCTGCCAAAAGGAGATTTTGTCGAG GTTTTCATAGACGTGCCGCTACATGTGTGTGAAGCTAGGGACCCAAAAGGCCTCTACAAGCTCGCTCGAGCTGGAAAGATCAAAG GTTTCACTGGTATAGATGATCCATATGAACCACCGTGTAGCTGTGAG ATAGTGTTACAACAGAAAGGAAGTGATTGCAAGTCTCCTAATGATTTGGCTGAAATAGTGATATCTTACTTGCAGAAGAGTGGATATCTGCAGGcctga